In Kwoniella pini CBS 10737 chromosome 4, complete sequence, one DNA window encodes the following:
- a CDS encoding Sua5/YciO/YrdC/YwlC family tRNA threonylcarbamoyl adenosine modification protein — protein MSSDTPILPCLDFSSIEIHPSSSSAHPLDSPSFDIPSSILQHLQTASNHLHNHETVALPTETVYGLAASSLDSEACKAIYRIKNRPADNPLIIHVSSLDMLRTLLPNKYEISELYMELITSFWPGPLSLLFPSINRPPLPAPQTNAIRMPSHPLSLALIHYSNLPLSAPSANSSGRPSPTKAEHVYNDLNKSKGLGCILDGGDCGVGVESTVINGLNWVKGGGGSVDILRPGGLGIERIKEIVDKVDGKEGLTEILLHGKPWKSNQKKSDGIPNGGTAIKGTSISGGKVKPVELSAPSTPGLKYRHYSPRVPVYLLQPNNIFPRPTNLPEEAESSSQAILRQISRRVHSSHGKGKKRIGFLYYENSPLSEQITKSTIEQDEIQLIPLSLGIDSTSAAQRLFAGMLTLERIPPDDQIDKIGVDAIMIEGCSDAGLGLAVMERVSKAVGGGGILGDVKDGQGEIGVKGESMDNTFWVDLASRI, from the coding sequence ATGTCATCCGATACACCAATACTGCCATGCCTGGACTTCTCATCTATCGAGATCcatccatcatcttcttctgctcaTCCACTGGATTCCCCTTCTTTCGACATTCCTTCGTCAATCTtacaacatcttcaaacAGCTTCGAACCATTTGCATAATCACGAAACGGTCGCTTTACCTACCGAAACCGTATATGGTTTAGCAGCTTCGTCCTTGGATTCTGAAGCTTGTAAAGCTATATACAGAATTAAAAATCGACCAGCAGATAACCCACTTATCATTCACGTGTCATCATTGGACATGCTTAGAACATTATTACCGaataaatatgaaatttcagaattATATATGGAATTAATTACTTCTTTTTGGCCCGGACCTTTATCACTATTATTCCCATCAATAAACCGTCCTCCACTACCTGCACCACAAACCAATGCTATTAGAATGCCTTCTCATCCATTATCATTGGCTTTAATCCATTATTCGAATTTACCCTTATCTGCGCcttcagctaattcatCCGGAAGACCAAGTCCAACAAAAGCTGAACATGTATACAATGATCTAAATAAATCGAAAGGATTGGGATGTATATTAGATGGTGGAGATTGCGGAGTTGGAGTGGAAAGTACAGTCATCAATGGTTTAAATTGGGTAAAAGGAGGTGGGGGTAGTGTTGATATTCTTAGACCTGGAGGTTTGGGTATAGAACGAATAAAAGAAATAGTTGATAAGGTGgatggtaaagaaggtcTGACAGAAATACTTCTACATGGTAAACCCtggaaatcaaatcaaaagaaatcagACGGTATACCAAATGGAGGAACTGCAATCAAGGGTACATCTATTTCTGGCGGAAAAGTTAAACCTGTAGAATTATCAGCACCATCAACACCAGGATTGAAATATCGACATTACTCTCCACGAGTACCCGTTTATCTCCTTCAACCAAATAATATCTTTCCTCGCCCAACAAATCtacctgaagaagctgaatcGTCTTCTCAAGCTATCCTCCGACAAATCTCGCGGCGTGTTCACTCTTCACATgggaaaggtaaaaaacGAATAGGTTTTTTATATTACGAAAACTCTCCGTTGAGCGAACAAATCACTAAATCGACGATTGAGCAAGATGAGATACAGCTTATACCGCTTTCACTTGGGATAGATTCAACAAGTGCAGCTCAAAGGTTATTTGCTGGAATGTTAACTTTAGAACGTATACCGCCTGATGATCAGATTGATAAGATAGGAGTTGATGCGATAATGATAGAAGGCTGTTCCGATGCAGGATTAGGCTTAGCCGTAATGGAAAGAGTCTCTAAAGCTGTCGGAGGAGGTGGTATACTTGGTGATGTGAAAGATGGACAAGGGGAAATAGGAGTCAAAGGTGAAAGTATGGATAATACGTTTTGGGTTGATTTAGCTAGTAGAATATAA